Proteins encoded together in one Apus apus isolate bApuApu2 chromosome Z, bApuApu2.pri.cur, whole genome shotgun sequence window:
- the IL6ST gene encoding interleukin-6 receptor subunit beta isoform X1: MRFMVFSAGRFLWERVTVFCLRHRWSVLVACRPKGILCSMFSQWNWVAHGLYLLLNVCYLKVSGELVQSCGHIIPESPVLALGSNFTAFCILNESCLDFGNIYANQIIWKIKNKVVPKEQYHEINRTVSSVTFNDTSSLATPLTCNILADGQFEQNIYGITVTVGLPPEKPKNLSCIVHQVSKLTYPMTCTWNPGRHTFLDTHFRLKYRWPHESFPDCIPKDVNNSCTITDVQFFVNLEIWVEAANALGKAESDPLVLDPIEIVKPLSPHNLSVNSGILPTVLKLSWENRISGAVMKLKFNIRYKIVGDTNWIQVPPEDTASPRTSFSVQGLRPYTEYVFSIRCMKEDGVGYWSDWSEEKTGVTTEDKPSKGPALWRIIDASDSPASRTVHLLWKALEPFEANGVILQYEVTIRAKSSVSTPPEEYNVKATNLTVKLSNGTYEVTLVARNRVGASPPSVLLIPASNSKAPVRNVRTLPKDGKLWVGWTAPNISVLKYVIEWCLVSNSSNCVIEWQNEPGNVQGTYLKGDIKPFKCYLITVYPLYADGQGSGQSVKAYLQQDRPSKGPTVQTKKVGKAEAVLTWNHLTVDEQNGFIRNYTIFYKTVDGNETAVTVDPSKTEYTLSSLASDTLYTVRMMAYTDEGGRSGPDFTFTTQKFGKGEIEAIVVPVCLAFLLIVLLGVLFCFNKRDLIKKHIWPIVPDPSKSNIAQWSPQVPAKHNLSSKDQMYPEGSFTDVSVVEIEADDKKSFSEQDLKPFDLLKKEKSTSEGHSSGIGGSSCMSSPRQSVSDSDEGETMQNTSSTVQYSTVVLNGYRDQTPVQVFSRSESTQPLLDSEERSEDHAGGGDSTTQRQQYFRQNGGQDETNIDRPCFERTKQIPSADEGDLVGFAQLQISGQSSQLLGLGLEGSTQEDALSDVLQGSTEGQAVRPGTGEGNSLAIDEMPKSYLPQTVRQGGYMPQ; this comes from the exons CTTGTCTTGACTTTGGCAATATCTATGCTAATCAGATtatctggaaaattaaaaataaagtggtaCCTAAAGAGCAGTATCATGAAATAAACAGAACAGTTTCCAGTGTCACATTTAATGACACTTCTTCTCTGGCTACCCCTCTGACATGCAACATTTTGGCAGATGGACAGTTTGAACAGAACATTTATGGAATTACAGTTACAGTAGGCT TGCCCCCCGAGAAGCCCAAGAACTTAAGTTGCATTGTGCACCAAGTGTCAAAACTCACCTATCCTATGACTTGTACCTGGAACCCTGGGAGACATACATTCCTGGACACTCACTTTAGATTGAAATACAGATG GCCACATGAGAGCTTTCCTGACTGTATACCAAAAGATGTAAACAATTCTTGTACGATTACTGATGTTCAGTTCTTTGTTAACCTGGAGATCTGGGTAGAAGCAGCAAATGCTCTTGGAAAGGCTGAATCTGATCCTCTTGTTCTTGATCCCATTGAGATTG TTAAACCTTTGTCTCCACACAACTTATCAGTCAACTCAGGAATACTACCTACTGTTCTGAAGCTTTCCTGGGAGAATCGGATTTCAGGAGCTGTGATGAAACTGAAATTCAATATTCGCTATAAGATCGTCGGTGACACAAACTGGATCCAG GTTCCTCCTGAAGATACAGCTTCACCTAGAACTTCATTCAGTGTTCAAGGGCTGAGGCCCTACACAGAGTATGTCTTCTCGATTCGTTGCATGAAGGAAGATGGAGTGGGCTACTGGAGTGACTGGAGTGAAGAGAAAACTGGGGTTACCACTGAAGACA AACCATCTAAAGGACCAGCCCTATGGAGGATCATTGATGCATCTGATTCGCCAGCTTCCCGGACTGTGCATCTGTTGTGGAAG GCCTTGGAGCCATTTGAAGCCAATGGAGTAATCCTGCAATATGAAGTGACTATCAGAGCTAAATCATCTGTCTCCACTCCACCAGAGGAATACAATGTTAAGGCCACCAACCTTACAGTAAAGCTGTCAAATGGAACTTATGAAGTGACTTTGGTTGCCCGTAACAGAGTTGGGGCATCCCCTCCATCAGTTTTACTTATCCCAGCAAGTAATTCAAAAG CCCCTGTGAGGAATGTTAGAACACTACCTAAAGATGGCAAGTTGTGGGTAGGGTGGACTGCTCCTAACATTTCTGTTCTCAAATACGTGATTGAATGGTGTCTGGTGTCCAACAGCTCAAACTGTGTCATAGAATGGCAGAACGAACCAGGAAATGTTCAAGGAACATATTTAAAAG GTGATATAAAGCCTTTCAAGTGTTACTTGATAACTGTGTACCCTCTGTATGCTGATGGTCAGGGAAGTGGACAGTCTGTGAAGGCTTATCTTCAGCAGGATC GTCCTTCAAAAGGACCAACTGTTCAGACAAAAAAGGTAGGAAAAGCTGAAGCTGTTTTGACATGGAACCATCTCACAGTGGATGAACAAAATGGATTTATCAGAAATTACACCATATTTTACAAAACTGTTGATGGAAATGAAACAG CTGTGACAGTGGATCCTTCCAAGACAGAGTACACCCTTTCTTCTCTAGCCAGTGACACACTGTATACTGTGCGGATGATGGCATACACAGATGAAGGCGGCAGGAGTGGCCCTGATTTTACCTTTACTACACAAAAATTTG ggaaaggagaaattGAAGCCATAGTTGTACCTGTGTGTCTAGCATTCCTGCTGATTGTGCTCcttggagttttgttttgcttcaatAAACGTGACTT aattaaaaagcATATCTGGCCTATTGTCCCTGATCCATCCAAGAGTAACATTGCTCAGTGGTCTCCTCAAGTTCCAGCTAAG CATAACTTAAGTTCCAAAGATCAGATGTACCCAGAAGGAAGCTTTACAGATGTAAGCGTTGTAGAAATAGAAGCTGACGACAAGAAGTCTTTTTCAGAACAAGATCTAAAACCATTTGACttgcttaaaaaggaaaaaagtactTCAGAAGGGCACAGCAGTGGTATTGGAGGATCCTCGTGCATGTCTTCTCCTAGGCAAAGCGTCTCTGACAGCGATGAAGGTGAAACTATGCAAAACACTTCAAGCACTGTACAGTATTCAACTGTAGTGCTTAATGGCTACAGAGACCAAACACCTGTACAAGTCTTTTCAAGGTCTGAGTCGACTCAGCCACTGCTAGATTCAGAAGAGAGATCAGAGGATCATGCTGGAGGAGGTGACAGTACAACACAGAGGCAGCAGTATTTCAGACAAAATGGTGGTCAGGATGAAACCAACATAGACAGGCCATGCTttgaaagaacaaagcaaattCCTTCTGCTGATGAGGGGGATCTTGTTGGATTTGCACAACTGCAGATCTCAGGTCAGAGTTCACAGCTGTTGGGCCTTGGGCTGGAAGGAAGTACCCAGGAAGATGCTCTGTCAGATGTTTTACAGGGAAGTACTGAAGGACAAGCTGTGAGACCTGgaacaggagaaggaaattCACTGGCAATTGATGAAATGCCAAAAAGTTACCTCCCACAGACTGTGAGACAAGGGGGCTATATGCCTCAGTAA
- the IL6ST gene encoding interleukin-6 receptor subunit beta isoform X2 — MFSQWNWVAHGLYLLLNVCYLKVSGELVQSCGHIIPESPVLALGSNFTAFCILNESCLDFGNIYANQIIWKIKNKVVPKEQYHEINRTVSSVTFNDTSSLATPLTCNILADGQFEQNIYGITVTVGLPPEKPKNLSCIVHQVSKLTYPMTCTWNPGRHTFLDTHFRLKYRWPHESFPDCIPKDVNNSCTITDVQFFVNLEIWVEAANALGKAESDPLVLDPIEIVKPLSPHNLSVNSGILPTVLKLSWENRISGAVMKLKFNIRYKIVGDTNWIQVPPEDTASPRTSFSVQGLRPYTEYVFSIRCMKEDGVGYWSDWSEEKTGVTTEDKPSKGPALWRIIDASDSPASRTVHLLWKALEPFEANGVILQYEVTIRAKSSVSTPPEEYNVKATNLTVKLSNGTYEVTLVARNRVGASPPSVLLIPASNSKAPVRNVRTLPKDGKLWVGWTAPNISVLKYVIEWCLVSNSSNCVIEWQNEPGNVQGTYLKGDIKPFKCYLITVYPLYADGQGSGQSVKAYLQQDRPSKGPTVQTKKVGKAEAVLTWNHLTVDEQNGFIRNYTIFYKTVDGNETAVTVDPSKTEYTLSSLASDTLYTVRMMAYTDEGGRSGPDFTFTTQKFGKGEIEAIVVPVCLAFLLIVLLGVLFCFNKRDLIKKHIWPIVPDPSKSNIAQWSPQVPAKHNLSSKDQMYPEGSFTDVSVVEIEADDKKSFSEQDLKPFDLLKKEKSTSEGHSSGIGGSSCMSSPRQSVSDSDEGETMQNTSSTVQYSTVVLNGYRDQTPVQVFSRSESTQPLLDSEERSEDHAGGGDSTTQRQQYFRQNGGQDETNIDRPCFERTKQIPSADEGDLVGFAQLQISGQSSQLLGLGLEGSTQEDALSDVLQGSTEGQAVRPGTGEGNSLAIDEMPKSYLPQTVRQGGYMPQ; from the exons CTTGTCTTGACTTTGGCAATATCTATGCTAATCAGATtatctggaaaattaaaaataaagtggtaCCTAAAGAGCAGTATCATGAAATAAACAGAACAGTTTCCAGTGTCACATTTAATGACACTTCTTCTCTGGCTACCCCTCTGACATGCAACATTTTGGCAGATGGACAGTTTGAACAGAACATTTATGGAATTACAGTTACAGTAGGCT TGCCCCCCGAGAAGCCCAAGAACTTAAGTTGCATTGTGCACCAAGTGTCAAAACTCACCTATCCTATGACTTGTACCTGGAACCCTGGGAGACATACATTCCTGGACACTCACTTTAGATTGAAATACAGATG GCCACATGAGAGCTTTCCTGACTGTATACCAAAAGATGTAAACAATTCTTGTACGATTACTGATGTTCAGTTCTTTGTTAACCTGGAGATCTGGGTAGAAGCAGCAAATGCTCTTGGAAAGGCTGAATCTGATCCTCTTGTTCTTGATCCCATTGAGATTG TTAAACCTTTGTCTCCACACAACTTATCAGTCAACTCAGGAATACTACCTACTGTTCTGAAGCTTTCCTGGGAGAATCGGATTTCAGGAGCTGTGATGAAACTGAAATTCAATATTCGCTATAAGATCGTCGGTGACACAAACTGGATCCAG GTTCCTCCTGAAGATACAGCTTCACCTAGAACTTCATTCAGTGTTCAAGGGCTGAGGCCCTACACAGAGTATGTCTTCTCGATTCGTTGCATGAAGGAAGATGGAGTGGGCTACTGGAGTGACTGGAGTGAAGAGAAAACTGGGGTTACCACTGAAGACA AACCATCTAAAGGACCAGCCCTATGGAGGATCATTGATGCATCTGATTCGCCAGCTTCCCGGACTGTGCATCTGTTGTGGAAG GCCTTGGAGCCATTTGAAGCCAATGGAGTAATCCTGCAATATGAAGTGACTATCAGAGCTAAATCATCTGTCTCCACTCCACCAGAGGAATACAATGTTAAGGCCACCAACCTTACAGTAAAGCTGTCAAATGGAACTTATGAAGTGACTTTGGTTGCCCGTAACAGAGTTGGGGCATCCCCTCCATCAGTTTTACTTATCCCAGCAAGTAATTCAAAAG CCCCTGTGAGGAATGTTAGAACACTACCTAAAGATGGCAAGTTGTGGGTAGGGTGGACTGCTCCTAACATTTCTGTTCTCAAATACGTGATTGAATGGTGTCTGGTGTCCAACAGCTCAAACTGTGTCATAGAATGGCAGAACGAACCAGGAAATGTTCAAGGAACATATTTAAAAG GTGATATAAAGCCTTTCAAGTGTTACTTGATAACTGTGTACCCTCTGTATGCTGATGGTCAGGGAAGTGGACAGTCTGTGAAGGCTTATCTTCAGCAGGATC GTCCTTCAAAAGGACCAACTGTTCAGACAAAAAAGGTAGGAAAAGCTGAAGCTGTTTTGACATGGAACCATCTCACAGTGGATGAACAAAATGGATTTATCAGAAATTACACCATATTTTACAAAACTGTTGATGGAAATGAAACAG CTGTGACAGTGGATCCTTCCAAGACAGAGTACACCCTTTCTTCTCTAGCCAGTGACACACTGTATACTGTGCGGATGATGGCATACACAGATGAAGGCGGCAGGAGTGGCCCTGATTTTACCTTTACTACACAAAAATTTG ggaaaggagaaattGAAGCCATAGTTGTACCTGTGTGTCTAGCATTCCTGCTGATTGTGCTCcttggagttttgttttgcttcaatAAACGTGACTT aattaaaaagcATATCTGGCCTATTGTCCCTGATCCATCCAAGAGTAACATTGCTCAGTGGTCTCCTCAAGTTCCAGCTAAG CATAACTTAAGTTCCAAAGATCAGATGTACCCAGAAGGAAGCTTTACAGATGTAAGCGTTGTAGAAATAGAAGCTGACGACAAGAAGTCTTTTTCAGAACAAGATCTAAAACCATTTGACttgcttaaaaaggaaaaaagtactTCAGAAGGGCACAGCAGTGGTATTGGAGGATCCTCGTGCATGTCTTCTCCTAGGCAAAGCGTCTCTGACAGCGATGAAGGTGAAACTATGCAAAACACTTCAAGCACTGTACAGTATTCAACTGTAGTGCTTAATGGCTACAGAGACCAAACACCTGTACAAGTCTTTTCAAGGTCTGAGTCGACTCAGCCACTGCTAGATTCAGAAGAGAGATCAGAGGATCATGCTGGAGGAGGTGACAGTACAACACAGAGGCAGCAGTATTTCAGACAAAATGGTGGTCAGGATGAAACCAACATAGACAGGCCATGCTttgaaagaacaaagcaaattCCTTCTGCTGATGAGGGGGATCTTGTTGGATTTGCACAACTGCAGATCTCAGGTCAGAGTTCACAGCTGTTGGGCCTTGGGCTGGAAGGAAGTACCCAGGAAGATGCTCTGTCAGATGTTTTACAGGGAAGTACTGAAGGACAAGCTGTGAGACCTGgaacaggagaaggaaattCACTGGCAATTGATGAAATGCCAAAAAGTTACCTCCCACAGACTGTGAGACAAGGGGGCTATATGCCTCAGTAA